One stretch of Caldinitratiruptor microaerophilus DNA includes these proteins:
- the miaA gene encoding tRNA (adenosine(37)-N6)-dimethylallyltransferase MiaA: protein MRPGPLLAIVGPTAVGKTAVAIEVALRLRGEVISADSMQVYRGLDIGTAKPTPEERRGVPHHLIDICDPGENFSVFQFRLLADALIEDIQARGRLPILVGGTGFYVRAVLREYGFPELDPDPAIRRRLEEVARAHGPLALHERLRAVDPAAAERIHPHNVKRVIRALEVYEQTGQPISSLHRATWAPRYDALVVGLTLERSELYRRIEARTDAQLAAGWLEEVVRLVNAGVPATTGPLTGLGYRHLVGYLRGLVTWEEAVASIKRDTRRYAKRQFTWLRREEGVTWLDMAAGVEAVAAEIVRLVTGKWPGRVEKA from the coding sequence ATGAGGCCCGGACCCCTCCTGGCCATCGTGGGCCCCACGGCGGTCGGGAAGACGGCGGTGGCGATCGAGGTGGCGCTGCGGCTCCGGGGCGAGGTCATCAGCGCCGACTCGATGCAGGTCTACCGGGGGCTCGACATCGGCACCGCCAAGCCCACCCCGGAGGAACGGCGCGGGGTGCCGCACCACCTCATCGACATCTGCGACCCCGGGGAGAACTTCAGCGTCTTCCAGTTCCGGCTGCTCGCCGACGCGCTCATCGAGGACATCCAGGCCCGGGGCCGGCTGCCGATCCTGGTGGGCGGCACAGGCTTCTACGTGCGCGCGGTTTTGCGGGAGTACGGCTTCCCGGAGCTCGACCCCGACCCGGCGATCCGGCGGCGGCTCGAGGAGGTCGCGCGCGCCCACGGGCCCCTCGCCCTGCACGAGCGGCTGCGGGCCGTGGACCCGGCGGCTGCCGAGCGCATCCACCCGCACAACGTCAAGCGGGTCATCCGTGCCCTGGAGGTCTACGAACAGACGGGACAGCCGATCTCGTCCCTGCACCGGGCGACCTGGGCGCCGCGCTACGACGCCCTCGTCGTGGGGCTCACGCTCGAGCGGTCGGAGCTGTACCGGCGGATCGAGGCACGCACCGACGCCCAGCTCGCCGCCGGCTGGCTGGAGGAGGTGGTGCGTCTGGTGAACGCGGGCGTGCCGGCGACCACCGGCCCTCTCACGGGGCTCGGCTACCGCCACCTGGTCGGGTACCTGCGCGGGCTCGTGACCTGGGAGGAGGCGGTGGCCAGCATCAAGCGCGACACGCGGCGCTACGCCAAGCGCCAGTTCACCTGGCTGCGCCGCGAGGAGGGGGTCACCTGGCTCGACATGGCCGCGGGGGTGGAGGCGGTGGCGGCGGAAATCGTCCGGCTGGTGACAGGGAAATGGCCGGGGCGCGTGGAAAAGGCGTAG
- the mutL gene encoding DNA mismatch repair endonuclease MutL encodes MGLIRVLDERTANQIAAGEVVERPASVVKELVENSLDAGARRITVEVAGGGRELIQVVDDGCGMGPDDARLALERHATSKIASAEDLRRIRTLGFRGEALPSIASVSRLVLRTRPRDRLEGTCVRVEGGGPPEVEACGCPPGTAVEVRDLFYNTPARLKFLKTDATELGRITEVVGRLALASPGVVFRLRAGPAELLTTPGTGDLLATVHAVLGREVARALVPVEWEGGGVRVWGYAGLPQLVRAGRAHQLFFVNGRSVTDRVLRFAFEEAYRNAIPEGRHPVAVLFVAVDPEEVDVNVHPAKAEVRFRNERAVRAAVYQAVREALAAHAGLAPRGFGSGYGPAPGPAPPPGAPSAAPLQRAFPAFPSAVREVAAGAARPAPPAAAASADGGPGPDLLSREEAERAALGYPAPGQEPRTPADLIRSLRPLGQVHRTYIACDGPEGLYLVDQHAAHERVYFERVLRELESRPVAVQLLLFPATLELTPARWALWTSVADILRDAGIHAEPFGRQTLRITAIPDGVPEAHAVRLVADLLDRLAEEDLPSATVERRRRAVAALAACRAAIKANDPLAPAEQQALLDALAACEHPGECPHGRPTLILVSRAELERRFGRRG; translated from the coding sequence GTGGGGCTCATCCGGGTCCTGGACGAGCGGACGGCCAACCAGATCGCCGCCGGCGAGGTGGTGGAGCGCCCGGCGTCCGTCGTGAAGGAACTGGTCGAGAACAGCCTGGACGCCGGAGCCCGGCGCATCACCGTCGAGGTCGCCGGCGGCGGCCGCGAGCTCATCCAGGTCGTGGACGACGGCTGCGGCATGGGGCCCGACGACGCCCGCCTCGCCCTGGAGCGGCACGCGACGTCGAAGATCGCCTCGGCGGAGGACCTCCGGCGCATCCGGACCCTGGGCTTCCGCGGCGAGGCGCTCCCCTCCATCGCCTCCGTGTCGCGGCTGGTCCTGCGCACGCGGCCCCGGGACCGGCTGGAGGGCACCTGCGTCCGGGTGGAGGGCGGCGGCCCGCCGGAGGTGGAGGCGTGCGGCTGCCCGCCCGGCACCGCCGTGGAGGTCCGCGACCTGTTCTACAACACGCCGGCCCGCCTCAAGTTCCTGAAGACCGACGCCACCGAACTGGGCCGCATCACCGAAGTGGTCGGGCGCCTGGCCCTGGCCAGCCCCGGGGTGGTCTTCCGCCTCCGTGCCGGCCCGGCCGAGCTGCTCACGACGCCGGGAACGGGGGACCTCCTGGCGACCGTCCACGCCGTGCTGGGCCGCGAGGTGGCCAGGGCGCTGGTGCCGGTCGAGTGGGAGGGCGGAGGCGTCCGGGTATGGGGCTACGCGGGGTTGCCGCAGCTCGTGCGCGCCGGACGGGCCCACCAGCTCTTCTTCGTCAACGGCCGCTCCGTCACCGACCGGGTCCTGCGCTTCGCCTTCGAGGAGGCCTACCGGAACGCCATCCCGGAGGGCCGCCACCCCGTGGCCGTCCTCTTCGTGGCGGTGGACCCGGAGGAGGTCGACGTGAACGTGCACCCCGCCAAGGCGGAGGTGCGCTTCCGCAACGAGCGGGCCGTGCGCGCCGCGGTGTACCAGGCGGTGCGGGAGGCCCTGGCCGCCCACGCCGGCCTGGCGCCGCGCGGGTTCGGCTCCGGGTACGGGCCGGCCCCCGGCCCTGCCCCGCCCCCGGGCGCGCCGTCCGCAGCGCCGCTCCAGCGGGCTTTCCCGGCCTTCCCGTCCGCGGTGCGGGAGGTGGCAGCGGGCGCGGCGCGGCCTGCGCCGCCCGCGGCGGCCGCCAGCGCCGACGGCGGCCCCGGCCCGGACCTCCTGTCCCGGGAGGAGGCGGAGCGCGCCGCCCTCGGCTACCCCGCGCCCGGCCAGGAGCCGCGCACCCCGGCGGACCTGATCCGGAGCCTGCGGCCGCTGGGGCAGGTCCACCGGACGTACATCGCCTGCGACGGCCCCGAGGGCCTGTACCTGGTGGACCAGCACGCGGCCCACGAGCGGGTGTACTTCGAGCGCGTGCTCCGCGAGCTCGAGTCCCGGCCGGTGGCGGTGCAGCTCCTCCTGTTCCCCGCCACACTGGAGCTGACGCCGGCCCGCTGGGCCCTCTGGACCTCGGTGGCCGACATCCTGCGCGATGCCGGCATCCACGCCGAGCCCTTCGGCCGCCAGACCCTGCGGATCACGGCGATTCCGGACGGCGTGCCGGAGGCCCACGCGGTGCGCCTCGTCGCCGATCTCCTCGACCGCCTGGCGGAGGAAGACCTGCCCTCCGCCACCGTCGAACGGCGCCGGCGGGCCGTGGCCGCCCTGGCCGCCTGCCGGGCGGCGATCAAGGCGAACGACCCGCTCGCCCCCGCCGAGCAGCAGGCCCTCCTCGACGCGCTGGCCGCCTGCGAGCATCCCGGCGAGTGCCCCCACGGGCGCCCCACGCTGATCCTGGTCAGCCGGGCCGAACTGGAACGCCGGTTCGGCCGCCGCGGATGA